Below is a genomic region from Anoxybacillus flavithermus.
TGTTGCCTTTGGGTTCTTCTCCAGCAACTCTTGTAATTTAAATAATTTGTCATCCGTCTTATCATGCTGCTGTTTAATATATTCGTCGCGTTGCAACATACCTTTTTCACGACGTTTTTTGCGTTTACGCTCTGTGTCACGTTTTTGTTTCTCATTATCATCGATAAGAGTGGTCATCTGTTGCATTTCTTCCGGCGTAATCTCCAATTCCTCGATGATCGTCTCGTTTTTCATCGGCCGCTTAATTCCGTCCCTTGTGCTGTACCACATTCTAAAATCCCGCTTCTGGAACTCGTCAAAGAACTCCATGGCATCGTCGTAGGCATTGCCAGCGGTCCGTTTGACTTCACTTGCTTTCTGTGGTTCTTGGAAACGATCATTGAGCTGCAGAGCAAAATCAATCGTGGCTTGCTTGTTTTTCAGGATTAACGCCACTGTATAAGCGTATATGTAGGTTAGAACATTTCGTTTTTCTATATCTCCATTTCGAAGGGTAACGAGTAATTCTAAATCGTTTTTACGCGCCGTATTTAGGCTGTACAGCGTTTTTAATCCACTTTTAGGGGTAAGTATACTAACCGTTCCTTTTCGGCGCTTTACAGGCTTTCTACGGCGTTCTAGCGGCGTGCAATAACTATATAATTCTTCTAAACTGTACTCTAATGTTCTCCATATCTCCACGGTA
It encodes:
- a CDS encoding AsnC family protein; translation: MAFLLQVQETYIEEWHDCYLSESKKTGFVCTLQLANKKHRFYGLNDLDALLKEAKKRKTDVYLSLNAFEYGSRTTKTLKQIRNIGVDLDCYKVNVSVPKALEEIKQLIIKGKIPNPNLVIFSGRGLQLIYSISGGAAPAMAFLTQYITTQYIAELKHLGADTAATDVTRVFRLPYSINGRNGKQVTVEIWRTLEYSLEELYSYCTPLERRRKPVKRRKGTVSILTPKSGLKTLYSLNTARKNDLELLVTLRNGDIEKRNVLTYIYAYTVALILKNKQATIDFALQLNDRFQEPQKASEVKRTAGNAYDDAMEFFDEFQKRDFRMWYSTRDGIKRPMKNETIIEELEITPEEMQQMTTLIDDNEKQKRDTERKRKKRREKGMLQRDEYIKQQHDKTDDKLFKLQELLEKNPKATNKELAAILGVSIRRVQQLKKEL